From a region of the Mycobacterium intracellulare ATCC 13950 genome:
- a CDS encoding M24 family metallopeptidase: MGTEVLPDERALRSGRRQRALDQMAAHDLDVLVLGRQANVRYVTGAPQLWVAGTRPFGPTCVVVRETGAVHLLSTWDEGVPDDIPHENLYGISWNPVNTMSALQRIDGAADAQRVGTDALSPVFAQLLPTAFPNAQLIDGELAMRAARRVKTAEEIAAVRESVAVAESALAAAVAELRPGVSEQALAGVVLEASAAGGVSTPSNQDVAWATSRTHPWRRADGGDRVQGRIQDGDLVAFSAGVLAGGYVGEVGRTWPAGKKQVPGGAAALYRRWDSLWDRLIGACRPGAGAAELMAAYHAAGEPDPPMPVARGLGMGFDPPVVSKHLPATAAGERLEPGMVLAVTGYVWEEGVGAVFGREAVLITADGPEVLTASPFWQP, encoded by the coding sequence ATGGGAACTGAAGTCCTGCCCGACGAGCGCGCGCTGCGCTCGGGGCGTCGCCAGCGGGCGCTCGACCAGATGGCCGCGCACGACCTCGATGTCCTGGTCCTCGGCCGGCAAGCCAATGTCCGTTACGTCACCGGCGCGCCGCAGCTTTGGGTCGCCGGCACCCGGCCGTTCGGTCCGACCTGTGTGGTGGTGCGGGAGACAGGTGCCGTGCACCTCCTCAGCACGTGGGACGAGGGCGTGCCCGACGACATCCCCCACGAGAACCTCTACGGCATCTCGTGGAACCCGGTGAACACCATGTCGGCGCTGCAGCGCATCGACGGCGCGGCCGATGCACAGCGGGTCGGAACCGACGCGCTCTCACCGGTTTTCGCGCAGCTGCTGCCGACCGCATTCCCCAACGCCCAGCTGATCGACGGCGAGCTCGCGATGCGGGCCGCACGCCGCGTCAAGACGGCGGAAGAGATCGCCGCGGTGCGGGAGTCCGTCGCGGTGGCCGAATCGGCCCTGGCGGCCGCGGTCGCGGAATTGCGGCCCGGGGTGAGCGAACAAGCGCTGGCCGGCGTCGTGTTGGAGGCCTCGGCGGCCGGCGGCGTGAGCACGCCGTCGAATCAAGACGTCGCGTGGGCGACCTCGCGCACGCACCCGTGGCGGCGCGCCGACGGCGGTGACCGTGTTCAAGGCCGCATCCAGGACGGCGATCTGGTGGCGTTCTCCGCGGGAGTCCTGGCCGGCGGGTACGTCGGCGAGGTGGGACGCACCTGGCCGGCCGGCAAGAAGCAGGTTCCCGGCGGCGCCGCGGCCCTCTATCGACGCTGGGACAGCCTGTGGGACAGGCTGATCGGGGCCTGTCGGCCCGGCGCCGGCGCGGCCGAGCTGATGGCCGCGTACCACGCCGCGGGGGAGCCGGACCCACCGATGCCGGTCGCCCGTGGCCTGGGCATGGGGTTCGACCCACCCGTCGTCTCCAAGCATCTGCCCGCCACCGCGGCCGGCGAACGTCTGGAACCGGGGATGGTGCTCGCCGTGACGGGTTATGTCTGGGAAGAAGGAGTCGGCGCGGTATTCGGGCGAGAAGCGGTCCTGATCACCGCCGACGGTCCGGAAGTGCTCACCGCCAGCCCGTTCTGGCAGCCCTAG
- a CDS encoding mycofactocin-coupled SDR family oxidoreductase codes for MTGRVEGKVALVTGAARGQGRSHAVRLAEEGADIIAIDICKPIREGVLDTAIPASTPEDLAETADLVKGHNRRIFTAEVDVRDYDALKAAVDSGVEQLGRLDIIVANAGIGNGGETLDKTSEEDWTEMIDINLAGVWKTVKAGVPHLLAGGRGGSIILTSSVGGLKAYPHTGHYVAAKHGVVGLMRAFGVELGQHMIRVNSVHPTHVKTPMLHNEGTFKMFRPDLENPGPDDMAPICQLFHTLPIPWVEPIDISNAVLFFASDEARYITGVTLPIDAGSCLK; via the coding sequence ATGACCGGACGTGTTGAGGGCAAAGTCGCCTTGGTCACCGGAGCGGCGCGCGGTCAGGGCCGCAGCCATGCGGTGCGATTGGCGGAGGAGGGCGCCGACATCATCGCCATCGACATCTGCAAGCCCATCCGCGAGGGCGTGCTGGACACCGCGATCCCGGCGTCGACGCCCGAGGACCTCGCCGAGACCGCCGACCTGGTCAAGGGGCACAACCGCAGGATCTTCACGGCCGAAGTCGACGTGCGCGACTACGACGCGCTCAAGGCGGCGGTCGACAGCGGCGTCGAGCAACTCGGCCGGCTCGACATCATCGTGGCCAACGCCGGAATCGGCAACGGCGGAGAGACTTTGGACAAGACCAGCGAAGAAGACTGGACCGAGATGATCGACATCAACCTGGCCGGGGTGTGGAAAACCGTGAAAGCCGGTGTGCCCCATCTTCTGGCCGGCGGTCGCGGCGGATCCATCATCCTGACCAGCTCGGTCGGAGGGCTCAAGGCCTACCCCCACACCGGCCACTACGTCGCGGCCAAACACGGTGTCGTCGGGCTCATGCGCGCCTTCGGAGTTGAATTGGGACAGCACATGATTCGCGTCAACTCCGTGCACCCCACGCACGTCAAGACCCCCATGCTGCACAACGAGGGCACGTTCAAGATGTTCCGGCCGGACCTGGAGAACCCGGGCCCCGACGACATGGCACCGATCTGTCAGCTGTTCCACACGCTGCCGATCCCGTGGGTCGAGCCGATCGACATCAGCAACGCCGTGCTGTTCTTCGCCTCGGACGAGGCGCGCTACATCACCGGTGTGACCCTGCCGATCGACGCGGGTAGCTGCCTGAAATAG
- a CDS encoding CaiB/BaiF CoA transferase family protein, translating to MTPSRVEPPLTGYTVIDLSTGIAGAYCTKLLCDGGADVVKVEPPQGDPLRKWSASGVPIAPGDDGALFGFLAGAKHSVIADPSDEDDAELVNRLLASADAVVWSAGSNVAEHPAFAPRAIHRRHPQLTVTAITPFGLEGPWRDRAATEFTLQAWSGGIVGLGRGEQERPPVFVGGQVGEYLAGAYASAATLASRWRRFDGGPGELLDLSMLETQILCLTYYPVSYFEVLGRPWRDMRRPTIPGVAQAKDGLVDLGCGTAQQWFDLCAMVGHPEWIDEESPLSITEQANIHAEELFDWLAHTTVAEIRELASAFRIPNAPVANGANVTSFDQFVERGSFVRNPRDGYQQPGHPYRMRPAQLRGPRPAPRLGAHTEHYRAANLPARPTPTGVAKALPLSGIRVLDMTTFWAGPCATHFLAMLGAEVIHVESTRRPDGTRLIAGVPVTEEQWWEKSPIFEALNTNKKGLTLDLQSPRGRELLRRLIATCDVVVENFTPRVLDQIGLDFATVQSIRPDVVMVRMPGFGLEGPWRDNPAFAYVIEAASGVSWLTGYPDRTPYDPYSIGDPNAGVHAANALLLALEHRRRTGEGVFVEAAMVDAALSISAEQVIEYSAYGALLERAGNRGPAAAPQNLYLSADIDEFGRLDSWVAIAVATDDQWVKLCRAIGSPSWATDPGLTTHAGRSEHHDLIDEQLAAWCQRRSRDEIVATLWDAGVPVAKVMQPHRQTELEQLAFRGFFEEVDHPVNGPARLSTVPMRCSAGPDKFHTEHAPLLGQHNRELLAGLGLSDAEIAGLESDGVIGRAPAMHG from the coding sequence GTGACGCCATCCCGGGTCGAACCGCCACTGACCGGCTATACGGTGATCGATCTGTCCACCGGCATAGCGGGCGCCTACTGCACCAAGTTGCTCTGCGACGGTGGCGCCGATGTCGTGAAAGTCGAGCCGCCGCAAGGAGATCCGCTGCGCAAATGGTCTGCCTCGGGAGTGCCCATCGCGCCCGGCGACGACGGCGCGTTGTTCGGCTTCCTGGCCGGTGCAAAACACAGCGTCATCGCCGACCCCTCCGACGAGGACGACGCCGAGCTGGTGAACCGGCTCCTGGCCTCCGCGGACGCGGTGGTCTGGTCCGCCGGTTCGAACGTGGCCGAGCACCCGGCCTTCGCGCCGCGCGCCATCCACCGGCGGCACCCGCAGCTGACCGTCACGGCGATCACGCCGTTCGGGCTGGAAGGCCCCTGGCGTGACCGCGCCGCAACGGAATTCACGCTGCAGGCGTGGTCGGGAGGAATCGTCGGGCTCGGCCGCGGCGAGCAGGAACGCCCGCCCGTCTTCGTCGGCGGTCAGGTCGGCGAGTACCTGGCCGGAGCCTACGCGAGCGCGGCCACCCTGGCGTCGCGATGGCGCCGCTTCGACGGCGGGCCAGGGGAACTGCTGGACCTGTCGATGCTCGAGACGCAGATCCTGTGTCTCACCTATTACCCGGTGTCGTACTTCGAGGTGCTCGGGCGGCCGTGGCGGGACATGCGACGGCCGACGATTCCGGGCGTGGCTCAGGCGAAAGACGGACTGGTGGACCTCGGCTGCGGGACCGCGCAGCAGTGGTTCGACTTGTGCGCGATGGTGGGCCACCCGGAGTGGATCGACGAGGAATCGCCGCTGTCGATCACGGAGCAGGCCAACATCCACGCCGAGGAGCTCTTCGACTGGCTGGCCCACACCACGGTCGCCGAAATCCGGGAACTCGCTTCGGCGTTCCGCATTCCCAACGCGCCGGTAGCCAACGGCGCCAACGTCACGTCGTTCGATCAGTTCGTGGAACGCGGTTCGTTCGTCCGCAATCCGCGCGACGGCTACCAGCAGCCGGGTCACCCCTACCGGATGCGGCCGGCGCAGTTGCGCGGACCGCGCCCGGCGCCGCGGTTGGGGGCGCACACCGAGCATTACCGGGCCGCGAACCTCCCCGCCCGGCCTACTCCGACGGGCGTAGCAAAAGCACTGCCACTCAGCGGCATTCGAGTGCTGGACATGACGACATTCTGGGCGGGACCCTGCGCCACGCACTTTCTGGCGATGCTCGGCGCCGAGGTCATCCACGTCGAATCGACGCGACGGCCGGACGGCACGCGGCTGATCGCCGGCGTGCCGGTCACCGAGGAGCAATGGTGGGAGAAGTCGCCGATCTTCGAGGCGCTGAACACCAACAAGAAGGGTCTGACGCTGGACCTGCAGAGCCCGCGCGGCAGGGAGTTGTTGCGCCGGCTCATCGCCACCTGCGACGTCGTCGTGGAAAACTTCACCCCCCGGGTGCTGGACCAGATCGGGCTGGATTTCGCCACCGTTCAATCGATTCGGCCCGACGTGGTGATGGTGCGGATGCCCGGCTTCGGCCTCGAAGGGCCATGGCGTGACAATCCCGCCTTCGCCTACGTCATCGAAGCCGCCTCCGGAGTCAGTTGGCTCACCGGCTACCCGGACCGCACACCCTATGACCCGTATTCGATCGGTGACCCCAATGCCGGTGTGCACGCGGCCAACGCCCTGCTACTGGCGCTGGAGCATCGCCGCCGAACGGGCGAGGGCGTGTTCGTCGAAGCGGCAATGGTCGATGCGGCCCTGAGCATCTCGGCCGAGCAGGTCATCGAGTACTCGGCGTACGGGGCGCTGCTCGAGCGCGCCGGCAACCGTGGACCGGCGGCCGCACCGCAGAACCTCTACCTCAGCGCGGATATCGACGAATTCGGCCGGCTCGACAGCTGGGTCGCCATCGCCGTGGCCACCGACGATCAGTGGGTGAAACTGTGTCGCGCCATCGGATCACCCTCCTGGGCAACCGATCCCGGGCTGACGACGCACGCCGGCCGCAGTGAGCACCACGATCTGATCGACGAACAACTCGCAGCCTGGTGCCAACGGCGCAGCCGCGACGAGATCGTCGCAACCCTCTGGGACGCCGGAGTGCCGGTGGCCAAGGTCATGCAACCGCATCGTCAAACCGAGCTGGAGCAGTTGGCGTTCCGCGGCTTCTTCGAAGAGGTCGACCACCCGGTCAACGGTCCGGCTAGGCTCAGCACCGTGCCGATGAGATGCTCAGCCGGGCCCGACAAGTTCCACACCGAGCACGCGCCGCTGCTCGGGCAGCACAACCGCGAGCTGCTGGCCGGGCTCGGGTTGTCCGACGCCGAGATCGCCGGCCTGGAATCCGACGGTGTCATCGGCCGCGCGCCGGCGATGCACGGCTGA
- a CDS encoding cytochrome P450 produces the protein MSDILTSATTEQTADIPDYPMAREPRCPFAPPPDVMALAESRPLSRVRIWDGSTPWLITGYEQVRELFSDSRVSVDDRVPGFPHWNEGMLSTVHKRPRSVFTSDGEEHTRFRRMLSKPFTFRRVEGLRPTIQQITVDHIDTMLAGPQPADVVAAIALPVPSLVISQLLGVPYEDAEMFQHHANVGLARFAAAEDTMKGAMSLHKYLAQLVEAKMENPAEDAVSDLAERVKAGELSVKEAAQLGTGLLIAGHETTANMIGLGVLALLENPDQAAVIRDAEDPKILANAVEELLRYLSIIQNGQRRVAVEDIHIGGETIRANEGIIIDLAPANWDAQAFAEPDRLYLHRSGADRNVAFGYGRHQCVGQQLARAELQIVFQTLLRRVPTMELAVPIEEVPFKHDRLAYGVYELPVTW, from the coding sequence ATGTCAGACATTCTGACGAGTGCCACCACAGAGCAGACCGCCGACATTCCGGACTATCCGATGGCCAGGGAGCCGCGCTGCCCGTTCGCCCCGCCGCCGGACGTCATGGCGCTGGCCGAGTCCCGGCCGCTGTCTCGGGTGCGGATCTGGGATGGCAGTACGCCGTGGCTCATCACCGGCTACGAGCAAGTGCGCGAGCTGTTCTCGGATTCGCGGGTCAGCGTCGACGACCGGGTGCCCGGCTTCCCGCACTGGAACGAAGGCATGTTGTCGACCGTGCACAAGCGGCCCCGGTCGGTGTTCACCTCCGACGGCGAGGAGCACACCCGGTTCCGGCGGATGCTGTCCAAGCCCTTCACGTTCCGGCGGGTGGAGGGTCTGCGCCCGACGATCCAGCAGATCACCGTCGACCACATCGACACGATGCTGGCCGGCCCGCAGCCCGCGGATGTCGTTGCCGCCATTGCGCTTCCGGTTCCGTCGCTGGTGATCAGCCAATTGCTGGGCGTGCCTTACGAGGACGCCGAGATGTTCCAGCACCACGCCAACGTTGGCCTCGCGCGCTTTGCCGCCGCCGAGGACACCATGAAGGGCGCGATGAGCCTGCACAAGTACCTGGCTCAGCTGGTGGAAGCCAAGATGGAAAACCCTGCGGAAGACGCGGTTTCCGACCTCGCCGAGCGGGTCAAGGCCGGCGAGCTCAGTGTCAAGGAAGCCGCGCAGCTGGGCACCGGATTGCTGATCGCCGGGCACGAGACGACCGCGAACATGATCGGGCTCGGAGTGCTTGCGCTGCTGGAGAATCCGGACCAGGCCGCCGTCATCCGCGATGCCGAGGACCCGAAGATTCTCGCCAACGCGGTGGAGGAATTGCTGCGCTACCTCAGCATCATCCAAAACGGACAGCGCCGCGTCGCCGTGGAAGACATTCATATCGGTGGCGAGACCATTCGTGCCAACGAGGGCATCATCATCGACCTGGCACCGGCCAACTGGGATGCGCAGGCCTTCGCCGAACCCGATCGCCTGTACCTGCATCGCTCGGGAGCCGATCGCAATGTGGCCTTCGGATACGGCCGCCACCAGTGCGTGGGCCAGCAGTTGGCGCGGGCGGAACTGCAGATCGTGTTCCAGACCCTGCTGCGCCGCGTCCCGACGATGGAACTGGCCGTGCCGATCGAAGAAGTCCCGTTCAAGCACGACCGCCTCGCCTACGGCGTCTACGAACTGCCGGTGACCTGGTAG
- a CDS encoding M24 family metallopeptidase, with translation MKTLADLGTSRGNGLVIPETPDLARLRRETGARLRSAMTERGVDAMILLGNNAVVYATGASWPLGDAGLSYVERPVAVVLADDEWPHLFLPFREGAAQESDLPADHLHGPVYLEFDEGVAHFARTLAELIPAKSVVAVDECTGAMSRAANVLFPNGAPVDAAAVVSAAKSVKTPDELSCMRTAIRITDEAMVEVQKRLAPGIRQIDLSASFLRRAFELGATASMLEPIWQVMPPSKAEGVWTTHGDLALPLLSTERELAEGDVLWTDVSITYQGYCSDFGRTWIVGRDPSPRQQAQFDTWFEIMTAVLGVAKAGATAADLGRAAIKANGGTKPWLPHFYLGHGIGVNAAEMPMIGTDLGQEFDENFVLQSGMVLVLEPVVWEDGTGGYRSEEVLVITEEGWIRLTDYPYDPYGN, from the coding sequence GTGAAGACGCTCGCGGACCTGGGCACCAGCAGAGGCAACGGACTGGTGATCCCCGAAACACCCGACCTGGCGCGCCTGCGCCGCGAGACGGGAGCGCGGCTGCGGTCGGCGATGACCGAACGCGGCGTCGACGCGATGATCCTGCTCGGCAACAACGCCGTCGTCTACGCCACCGGCGCCAGTTGGCCACTGGGCGACGCCGGACTGTCCTATGTCGAGCGCCCGGTGGCCGTGGTGCTCGCCGACGACGAGTGGCCGCACCTGTTCCTCCCGTTCCGGGAGGGGGCCGCACAGGAGTCGGATCTGCCCGCCGACCACCTGCACGGGCCGGTCTATCTCGAATTCGACGAGGGCGTGGCCCATTTCGCGCGGACACTCGCCGAGCTGATCCCGGCCAAATCGGTGGTCGCTGTCGACGAATGCACGGGGGCGATGTCGCGCGCCGCGAACGTCCTGTTCCCGAACGGGGCCCCCGTCGACGCCGCGGCCGTCGTCAGCGCGGCCAAGTCGGTCAAGACCCCGGACGAATTGTCGTGCATGCGCACCGCCATCCGGATCACCGACGAGGCCATGGTCGAGGTGCAGAAGCGGCTGGCGCCCGGGATACGTCAGATCGATTTGTCGGCAAGCTTTTTGCGACGCGCCTTCGAGCTGGGCGCCACGGCCAGCATGCTCGAACCGATCTGGCAGGTGATGCCGCCCAGCAAGGCCGAGGGCGTGTGGACCACGCACGGCGACCTGGCGTTGCCGCTGCTGAGCACCGAGCGCGAGCTGGCCGAGGGCGACGTGCTGTGGACCGACGTCAGCATCACCTACCAGGGCTACTGCTCGGACTTCGGACGCACCTGGATCGTCGGGCGGGACCCCTCCCCGCGCCAACAGGCGCAGTTCGACACCTGGTTCGAGATCATGACCGCCGTCCTGGGTGTCGCCAAGGCCGGCGCCACCGCGGCGGACCTCGGCCGGGCCGCGATCAAGGCCAACGGCGGCACCAAGCCCTGGCTGCCGCACTTCTACCTGGGCCACGGCATCGGCGTCAATGCCGCCGAAATGCCGATGATCGGAACGGATCTCGGCCAGGAGTTCGACGAGAATTTCGTCCTTCAATCCGGGATGGTGCTGGTTTTGGAGCCCGTGGTGTGGGAGGACGGCACCGGCGGCTACCGCAGCGAAGAGGTCCTGGTGATCACCGAGGAAGGCTGGATCCGTTTGACCGACTACCCCTATGACCCCTATGGGAACTGA
- a CDS encoding SDR family NAD(P)-dependent oxidoreductase, with product MSGFDGRGAVVTGGASGIGLATATEFAHRGARLVLSDVDQPALEQAVNRLRGEGFDAHGVVCDVRNLDEMVHLADEAFRLLRRVDVVFSNAGIVVAGPIGQMNHDDWRWVIDIDLWGSIHAVEAFVPRLIEQGSGGHIAFTASFAGLVPNAGLGTYGVAKYGVVGLAETLAREVKANGIGVSVLCPMVVETKLVSNSERIRGADYGLSASPEGAFGTLPTQDESVSADDVARLTADAILANRLYILPHAAARASIRRRFERIDRTFDEQAAEGWTH from the coding sequence CTGTCTGGCTTCGACGGCCGCGGGGCCGTGGTCACCGGCGGTGCCAGCGGCATCGGCCTGGCCACGGCCACCGAATTCGCCCACCGCGGCGCCCGCCTGGTGCTCTCCGACGTCGATCAACCCGCGCTGGAACAGGCGGTGAACCGGCTGCGGGGCGAGGGTTTCGACGCGCACGGAGTGGTCTGCGACGTCCGGAATCTCGATGAGATGGTTCACCTCGCCGACGAAGCCTTCCGGTTGCTCCGCCGCGTCGACGTCGTTTTCAGCAATGCCGGCATCGTCGTCGCAGGGCCGATCGGCCAGATGAACCACGACGACTGGCGCTGGGTGATCGACATCGACCTATGGGGATCGATCCATGCCGTCGAGGCCTTCGTGCCCAGGTTGATCGAACAGGGCAGCGGCGGGCACATCGCCTTCACCGCGTCCTTCGCCGGGTTGGTGCCCAACGCCGGTCTGGGGACGTACGGCGTCGCCAAATACGGTGTCGTCGGACTCGCCGAGACACTGGCGCGTGAGGTCAAGGCCAATGGCATTGGCGTATCGGTGTTGTGCCCGATGGTCGTGGAAACCAAGCTGGTCTCCAATTCCGAGCGAATCCGGGGCGCGGACTACGGGCTGTCGGCCAGTCCCGAGGGCGCGTTCGGGACGTTGCCCACCCAGGACGAGAGCGTCAGCGCCGACGATGTCGCGCGGCTGACAGCCGATGCGATCCTGGCCAACCGGCTGTACATCCTGCCGCACGCGGCGGCCCGGGCGTCCATCCGCCGCAGGTTCGAGCGCATCGACCGGACCTTCGACGAACAGGCCGCCGAGGGCTGGACGCACTAG
- a CDS encoding SDR family NAD(P)-dependent oxidoreductase, whose amino-acid sequence MAIDPSNILLTGRVAVVTGGGAGIGRGIAAGMTAFGARVAIWERDPQTCAQAAESIGGLGIVTDVRDGGQVDAALERTIAELGTPTILVNNAGGVFSSPLLETSENGWDALYRANLRHVLLCSQRVARKMVSEGLPGSIVSLTSIEGVRAAPGYAAYAAAKAGVINYTKTAALELAPHGIRVNAIAPDITLTEGLAQLGGEAATSAMRDMVPLGRPGHVDEIASAAVFLASDMAAYLTGQTLHIDGGTQASSGWYHDPRTGDYRLGPST is encoded by the coding sequence ATGGCGATCGACCCCTCGAACATCCTGCTGACCGGCCGCGTCGCGGTGGTGACCGGCGGGGGCGCGGGCATCGGCCGCGGCATCGCGGCCGGAATGACGGCTTTCGGCGCTCGGGTGGCGATCTGGGAGCGCGACCCCCAAACCTGCGCACAGGCAGCCGAATCCATCGGCGGCCTGGGGATCGTCACCGATGTCCGAGACGGCGGCCAGGTGGATGCCGCGCTGGAACGCACCATCGCGGAACTTGGCACGCCGACGATCCTGGTGAACAACGCCGGCGGCGTGTTCTCCTCGCCGTTGCTGGAAACGAGTGAAAACGGTTGGGACGCGCTCTATCGCGCCAACCTGCGCCACGTGCTGCTGTGCAGCCAGCGCGTCGCCCGGAAGATGGTGTCCGAGGGCCTGCCCGGCAGCATCGTCTCGCTGACCTCGATCGAGGGCGTGCGCGCGGCGCCGGGCTACGCCGCCTACGCGGCCGCCAAGGCCGGTGTCATCAACTACACCAAGACCGCGGCGCTGGAGTTGGCGCCGCACGGGATCCGGGTCAACGCGATAGCCCCCGACATCACGCTCACCGAGGGGCTCGCGCAGCTCGGCGGCGAGGCCGCGACGAGCGCCATGCGCGACATGGTGCCGCTCGGCCGTCCCGGCCATGTCGATGAAATCGCCAGCGCGGCAGTATTTCTGGCCTCCGACATGGCGGCCTATCTGACCGGCCAGACGCTGCACATCGACGGCGGCACCCAGGCCTCCAGCGGGTGGTATCACGACCCGCGGACCGGCGACTACCGGCTGGGCCCGTCGACCTAG
- a CDS encoding enoyl-CoA hydratase/isomerase family protein — protein sequence MTDPAEPPADEIIRYDKDAETRIATITFDRPDYLNAPTIAARLRYADLLHRAGIDDDVKVLVVRGAGDDLGSGADLVEVMRVRAAADQGPRLAEYRIGAQEVRHPPEGSFRNGATLGQWYANPNSGIRGLQDFKKISILEAKGYCYGWHFYQAADADLVIASDDALFGHPSFRYYGWGPRMWWWAQTMGIRKFQEMVFTGRAFTAAEMYDCNFLNSVVPRDQLEAEVEKYALACARNRPTDTVFMQKVFFEIMKQFQGEYLGSMLSGVFESMGAMVRPDVGDELTLADAMEQGLGDAVKDNDGKFPAEWRLSKKARKKAKAKKKNS from the coding sequence ATGACCGATCCCGCAGAGCCACCGGCCGACGAGATCATCCGGTACGACAAAGACGCCGAGACGCGGATCGCCACGATCACGTTCGACCGCCCGGATTACCTCAACGCGCCGACGATCGCCGCGCGCCTGCGCTACGCGGATTTGTTGCACCGCGCCGGCATTGACGACGACGTCAAGGTCCTGGTGGTCCGCGGAGCCGGCGACGACCTCGGCTCGGGTGCGGACCTGGTCGAGGTGATGCGGGTCCGTGCCGCGGCCGACCAAGGGCCGCGGCTCGCCGAATACCGGATCGGTGCCCAGGAGGTCAGGCACCCGCCGGAGGGCTCGTTTCGCAACGGCGCCACGCTCGGTCAGTGGTATGCCAATCCGAATTCCGGCATCCGCGGCCTGCAGGATTTCAAGAAGATCAGCATCCTCGAAGCCAAGGGCTACTGCTACGGCTGGCACTTCTACCAGGCCGCCGACGCGGACCTGGTGATCGCCAGCGACGACGCCCTGTTCGGGCATCCGTCGTTCCGGTATTACGGCTGGGGTCCCCGCATGTGGTGGTGGGCGCAGACCATGGGCATCCGCAAATTCCAGGAAATGGTGTTCACCGGACGGGCTTTCACCGCCGCCGAGATGTACGACTGCAACTTCCTCAACAGCGTGGTGCCCAGGGACCAACTCGAGGCGGAGGTCGAGAAGTACGCCTTGGCCTGCGCCCGCAACCGCCCCACCGACACCGTCTTCATGCAGAAGGTCTTCTTCGAGATCATGAAGCAGTTCCAGGGCGAGTATCTGGGCAGCATGCTCAGCGGTGTCTTCGAGTCGATGGGCGCCATGGTGCGCCCGGATGTCGGTGACGAACTGACGCTCGCTGACGCCATGGAACAGGGGCTGGGCGATGCGGTCAAAGACAACGACGGCAAGTTTCCCGCCGAGTGGCGCCTGAGCAAGAAAGCCCGCAAAAAAGCCAAAGCGAAGAAAAAGAACTCGTGA
- a CDS encoding amidohydrolase family protein: protein MVFSADNHISLADDIFYQRFPEDLKDKAPRIWYEEGAYQVGRKGQSFLPGDFSAVLMQYDDLPGAASTNIEARIQELHDDGVEKELAFPNAVLALFHYPDKQLRELAFRIYNEYIAELQERSGGHFYGAGLINWWDPRGTRKTLEELKSLGLKTFLLPLNPGKDDEGNIIDYGSTAMKPVWDEIEAAGLPVTHHIGETPPKTPCQFNSVVVGMMINVDGFREQFAKYLFTGILDDHPGLRIGWFEGGIAWVPWALQDAEHLVASYQHMFNRPLQHDVRYYWDTHMSASFMVDPLGLQLIDQIGVDRVMWSSDYPHNESTYGYSEKSLTAVVDAVGPANAKKIVSDNITTFLGL from the coding sequence GTGGTCTTCTCGGCGGACAACCACATCTCGCTCGCCGATGACATCTTCTACCAACGCTTCCCGGAAGACCTGAAGGACAAGGCACCGCGGATCTGGTACGAGGAGGGCGCCTACCAGGTCGGCCGCAAGGGACAGTCGTTCCTGCCGGGTGATTTCAGCGCAGTCCTGATGCAGTACGACGACCTGCCCGGCGCCGCCAGCACCAACATCGAGGCCCGGATTCAGGAATTGCATGACGACGGGGTCGAGAAGGAACTGGCTTTTCCCAACGCGGTGCTGGCGCTGTTCCACTACCCGGACAAGCAACTTCGCGAGCTTGCCTTCCGCATCTACAACGAATACATCGCTGAGTTGCAGGAGCGCTCCGGCGGCCATTTCTACGGTGCGGGCCTGATCAACTGGTGGGACCCTCGGGGGACCCGCAAGACCCTCGAAGAGCTGAAGTCCCTGGGACTCAAGACGTTCCTACTGCCGCTCAACCCGGGCAAGGACGACGAGGGCAACATCATCGACTACGGCAGTACCGCGATGAAACCAGTCTGGGACGAGATCGAGGCCGCCGGCCTGCCGGTGACCCACCACATCGGCGAGACCCCGCCGAAGACCCCGTGTCAGTTCAACAGCGTGGTGGTCGGCATGATGATCAACGTCGACGGCTTCCGCGAGCAGTTCGCCAAGTATCTCTTCACCGGAATTCTCGACGATCATCCCGGGCTGCGGATCGGCTGGTTCGAGGGCGGAATCGCCTGGGTGCCATGGGCTTTGCAGGACGCCGAGCACCTGGTCGCGTCCTATCAGCACATGTTCAACCGGCCGCTGCAGCACGATGTGCGCTACTACTGGGACACCCACATGAGCGCGTCGTTCATGGTCGACCCCCTGGGCCTGCAGCTGATCGACCAGATCGGGGTGGACAGGGTGATGTGGTCCAGCGACTACCCGCACAACGAAAGCACCTATGGCTACTCGGAGAAGTCGTTGACGGCCGTTGTTGACGCCGTCGGTCCGGCGAACGCGAAGAAGATCGTCAGCGACAACATCACAACGTTCTTGGGCCTGTAG